A stretch of DNA from Campylobacter concisus:
CTTAGCTCAAAAATTTACTTTAGTAGTATTCGTAGCTGATATCTAGCTTTTTATATAGGCCTATTTCCGTTATGTCGCCGTTTTCGTAGTATTTGTCCGCGGGCTTAAATTTGACCGAGGTTTTATGCGTCAAATTTCCCTGCTCGTCCCTCGTTATGTCTTTAAACTGCAAGATTTGCCAGATTTTTGCCTCGGAGCCGAAATAATTTACCGACGTATACTCCATCTCGTCGCCGCTTGCGGCGTAGTAATAGACCCATTTTGAGTTTGGGGCTTGCGTGATTTTTTCGTATTCGCCGTTTGGCTTGCGTTCGAAGCTTATCTCTATGCCGTGGCGCAGCTCCATATTATTTTCTATCCGCGTTAAAACGCCCTTTTCGTCGTAGACGTAGCTATCGTCCGTCACTAGCGTCCCGCCCGAATACGCCGCCCGAGCGATTATTTTGCCGTCCTTGCCGTAGGTAATTTTCTCCGTGCGGGGATAAAATTTATCCTCCACGTGCTGTTCTTTGGCCGTCGCGACTAAATTTTCGCCGTCAAATTCGTATTCGTAGAGATAAACGGCGCTATCTTGATACTTTTTGCGCACTAGCCCGTCTTTGCCGTACTCAAACAAAACCGAGCCGTTCGGTACGCCGTTTATATGCTCGGTTTCTTGCACTATATAGCCGTTTTCGTTAAACTCCGTCCACTTTACGCGCGTATTTTCTAGCGTCCCGGAGCCGTCCATTGAGTATTCGTACTCCGTAGCCGTCATGCTTTTGACCTCGCCTTTTAGCTCTCTTTTTCTCCAGTCGTTTTGCGGTAAAACGGCCGAGTTTAGATAGCAAACCGCCGATACCGCGGCGAAAATAGCCTTTAAAATTTTCATTTTTGTCCTTTTTTAAATCACGCAAAGCCTAGATTAGTTTAGGCTAAAATTTCGCCTAATTTAGCCCCAAAAGCGACAATACCGGTAAAATCCTAGCTTTTACGAGTTTAAATCCGCGCTTGAAACCGACTTAAATTTCTAAGCAAGTCTGAGGCGAATTTTCATTTCGGCAGTTTATTAACTTAAGCTTCGTTTGCCTTTTTTAAAATTTCTCTCATCTCTTCTTCGCTAAGCGGCTCAACCAGTATATTTGCGGCGTCTATGAAGCGATATTTTTCTTTTGGTAAATTTGCCATAAAGGCATTGTATTCGCATTCGCCGAGCACGTGCGCGTCCCTATCGTCTACGCCCACAACTAGCGTAAGTATCCAGCGCGAGACCTTGCGCTCTCCTAGAACTTCTTGCGCCTGCCACGACGGAGAAGGGGCGTAAGGCAAGATAGTCGGTAAATTTTCGCTAAGCGTATATGCGCCAAAAATTTCGCTGCCGTCTTTATCTTCGTATAAATTCTCTCTTGCGCTATAAGCGTCAAGATACTGCACCCGCCTCATCATCTCATCAAATTTAGCCGCAGGGCTAGCGCTTGCAAAAATTTCATCTATCATAACCGCATCAAACGCCACGTCGCGCTCCAGGCCAGAGATATAAAGCATTTGATTTTTCTCTTTTGCCTCCTTTAGAGCTTCAAGTCCCCACATTATGTCGACTTCATAATCAAATTTTAAAATTTGCTCGCTATCGTAAATTTCCTCGTTGTCACACTCTATTTTCGAGCCGGTTTTGGCTGAAATTTTAGATAAAAGCAAAAGTGCCGTCTGCCAGTCGCCAACGCCGCTTGGAGTACAGACTCGGACGATATATTTGCCGTCTTCATAGTTTAGTTCAAACCCGCGAGCGCTCTTTTGCCGCACGCCTGCGATCATCACGTTTTCGTTTAGCGAAAGCTCGCTCGGCTCGTCGTTTTGGCTATTAAAAAAGCAAAATCCCTCTATAAACTCTGAAATTTCACACTCGCTTAACTCCTTTTCATATCCGCCAAAAAGCTTCTTTTTGTTTTTTACCTTAAATGTTACGCTCATAAATTCTCTTTCGCCTACTCTAAAACGTCATCGCTTGATCGCACTGCCTAACCCACTCGGACAAGATATCCATGCTGCCTTTCACCTCAGCCTCAAAATAAGGCTCTCCCGCATGCAAACCGCACCTCGTTTGGCAGCTACCGCAAACCTTTAACATAGCGCCGCTAGCGTATAGCTCTTTCAACATCGCTACTAGATCTACGTCATAGTTTTCCGGCTTTTTGGTGCTATTTCGCGCAAGATCGACCGCGTCGTTCATTAGAAAAATTCTAACCTCTTCGCCTTTTTCTTTTAGCGTTTTAGCTAGCCTTAATGCGTTGTAAGCATTGTCGGTACCGTTGTATGGTTGATTTGTAAGTATAAATAGAAATTTTTTCATATTTTTCTCCTTTTGCCAAAAATGTAGTGCAAACCGGGCAAATTTTAGCCAAGCTATATAAAAAGAGGCTAAATTTATCTAAAAAGTAAAAGTACGCCGATCGTACAAACGATAATGGCGGTGCAAATTTCAAGTAGCCTTAGGTGCGTTTGTAAAAATTTCTTTAGCATAGCTCCGCCAAGTGCGTAGATATTTAGCGAGCAAAACTCGATAAAAACGAGCGTTGCCGTGATCGTGCACATACGAGTTAGGCTAAAGGGATCGTCTTTGTCCAAAAATGTAGGTAGCAAAGCCGAGAAAAATATCCATGCCTTTGGATTTGTGACGCAAACGATGAGGCCATTTATAAACATCTGCTTTTTGCTTGGCAAATTTGAGACGTTTGTTACGCTAAGCTCGCCCTTACCAAAAAGAAGCATCGCGCCAAGATAGAGCATATAAAGCCCTGCGATGATGTTTAATGCCTTAAATGCGTACTCAAAATGATGAAGCATCACGCCCACGCCAAGCATACAGCAAAATGCCACGAAAGCAAGCGAAAGAAGCTGCCCGGTCATCATAATAAGCGAGTGCTTATAGCCAAAGCCCATACCGATACTCATCGCATAGGTCATGTTGATGCCTGGCATTAGCGAGATAGGAGCAAGCGTGGCGAAAAAGAGTAAGAAGTCCATAAAAAGCCTTGAAATTTAGCTAACAAATATAAAAATTTAAGCTATAGATCAGATCCAGCGATCAAATTTATAGCTTAAATTTAAAAGGCGGACTAAGCCGCCTCTTTTTTAGTGAGTTAAGAAATACTCTTGAATTTTGGCTTTGTCGCTTGTTTTTGTAAGTGCAAGCATCAAAAGCACTCTAGCTTTTTGCGCGTTTAGATTATCGCTTGTTAAAAAGCCGTATTTTGCGTCGTCTACTTCGCCGTTCATGGTCGTCTCGCCACTTCCTACACGTGAGTCGCGAACTACCACTACGCCAGCTTTTGAAGCCTCGCCAAGTGCGTCAAGTACGCTAAAGTAAGGGTTGCCGTTGCCAAGACCAGCGCTGATGATGCCTTTTGCGCCGTTTTTAACAGCTATTTTTACAAAGTCAGGATTGTCATTTGCGTGAGAGTAGATGATATCAACTCTAGGAAGTTCTTTTACGCCCTCTAGGTCAAATGCTGATTTTGCCGTGTGTTTTCTGATCGGATTCATATAGTATTTTACGTTGCCATAAAAGACTGTGCCGATTTTGCCGCTGTTTGGTGATTTAAATGTATCAACGCCTGTTGTGTTGGTTTTGGTTACCTCTCTAGCAGCGTGAATTTCGTCATTCATAGTAACCACAACGCCCTTGCCTACACTATCTTTGCTAATAGCTACATTTACAGCGTTAAATAAATTTAGTGGGCCATCTGCACTTAGTGAGCCACTATTTCTCATTGCACCTACAAGCACGACTGGCTTGTCGCTTTTAACGACTAAATTTAGAAAGTACGCCGTCTCTTCCATAGTATCTGTGCCGTGAGTAACGACGATACCATCAGCTTTGCCGCTATTTAGAAGCTCGTTGATTCTATTTGCAAGCTTTAGCCAAACTTCGTTGTTCATATCCTGTGAGCCGATATTTGAAATTTGCTCACCTTTTATGGTAGCGATCTTGTTGATATCTGGCACGGCTGCGATCAGTTTATCGACCGTAACAGTTCCAGAAGTATAGCTCGCATCAAGCGATCCTGATCCACTTCCCGCTATCGTTCCACCAGTAGCTAGTATGTAGATGGTTGGCTTTGCAACCGCTAAAGTAGCACCTAAAATCATGAGTAACACCGCCTTAAAGATTAAACGCATTTTAGCTCCTTTGCATTAAAATTTGCAAAGTCATTATAATGCCATTTATTTAAAAAAATTATTAACTTATAAATTTTATATTTATTTAAAAAATTCTTATCAAAAACATATAAATTCCGGTTGAAATAACTATACTAAGAAGGGCATTTTTAAACTTTAAATGTACTAAAACAGCCGTAAAAACCGCCACTATCTCGCTTAAGCCGTATGGAAACTCGCTAAATTTCGTATCTTTTAAGCCGTAGCAGACCAAAACGACCATTATCATCATACCCATATGCTTCTCGATGGCGTCTAAATAAGGGTTTGGCTTATAGTTTCTTAATGCATAAAACGGAGTCGCCCTCGTGATAAAAGTAGCTAGGGCGCTTAAAAGCACCGCCACAAAAAGCACCATCTCGCTTGAGCTTACACTTATCAAATTTTATCCTTAAACAAAAGTAAAAATATAAAACAAAGCGTCATCGAGCCAACAAGCACAAATTTAGCTGGAAATAGGCTCACTCCAAGAACGCCAAAAAAGACCGCCGCGAAGAGCACGCGATAGTTTTTATCATTTTTAAACATCTCTATCACAATAACAATAAAAAGCGAGGTCAAACTAAACTCAAGCCCCTTTGTATCGGCCTTTATAAGATCGCCAAGTATCGCTCCAAATAGCGTTCCAGCCGCCCAGTAAGACCATGCAAGTAAATTTAGCCAAGTAAAGACAAAACTTCGCTCACTTGCATCCTTTAGCCCTAAATTTTTAAATACAGCAAAGGTCTCATCTGTTAGCAACGAGATATTTAAAAGCCTAAATTTGATCCCACTATACTCTTTTAAAAGTGAAATTCCATAAAAAGTGTGGCGCGAATTTACAAGGTAGCTCACGATAAAGACCTCAATATAGCTCGTGCCAACGCTAAAGAGCGAAAGCATCATAAACTGCGCTGCTCCGCCGTATGCTAATGTACTAAGCGCCACAGCAATAAATGCGCTCACACCCATGCTCTTTGCCAGCACGCCAAAGGCGACACCGAGCGGGAAATAGCCCATAAAAAGAGGAATAGATAGTTTAGAAACGTAGCTAAATGTCAAATTTTTACCTTCATAAAAAGCCAAAATGTTAGCAAAAATTTAAAAATAAGAGTAAAAATAGAGTTAAATTTTATAAAATGATAGAAATTTTCGGAGTTAAGATATGAAAAAAATAATTCTAATTTTATTTTGTATTCTATTTTCTTGGGGTAAAATTTTAGATACCACCAAGCTTGAAAATGAATGCGCTTTAAACAACATAGAAAGCTGCACCGATCTTATATATATCTACCTTGACAAAAATGAGCGCGATAAAATGTCAGCTATAGCAAACAAGGCCTGTGAGCTAGGCAATCCACATAGCTGTCTATTTTTAGGAAATACATATCTACAAAAAGACACTCTAGCACAAGAGAAAGAAGAAGGGCTTAGGCTTTATAATAAGGCTTGCGAACTAAAAAATGCATTTGCTTGCTATACCATTGCACTCATCTATGAAACAGGAGATACTGGTATACTGCAAGATAAAAATAGAGCAAAAAACTACTACAAAAAAGCCTGCGAGCTTGATTTGGAAGAAGCATGCAGTACACTTAAAAATTTTTAATTAAGCAAAAGATGCTTTTATTCTTGCTCTTAAAAATAGAAATTTTAGATGAGATGTGCCAAATTTTAATTTCGCCCAAATTAATGCGTCTGTTTTATCGAGTCCTTGCCTTTTGGCGTTTTGTTTAAAAAGTAAAATACCTCAAGCGTAAAAGAAAGCAGTATAAGCCCAACGATAGCTAGAGTCGCGTTCATACTACCTACCTTTTAAGCCCATTTACTATTTCAAGCATCGAATCACTCGTAGTTATCGCCTTTGAGTTTGCCTCGTATGCGCGCTGACCAGTGATAAGATCGG
This window harbors:
- a CDS encoding branched-chain amino acid transporter permease, which encodes MISVSSSEMVLFVAVLLSALATFITRATPFYALRNYKPNPYLDAIEKHMGMMIMVVLVCYGLKDTKFSEFPYGLSEIVAVFTAVLVHLKFKNALLSIVISTGIYMFLIRIF
- a CDS encoding DsrE/DsrF/TusD sulfur relay family protein; this encodes MKKFLFILTNQPYNGTDNAYNALRLAKTLKEKGEEVRIFLMNDAVDLARNSTKKPENYDVDLVAMLKELYASGAMLKVCGSCQTRCGLHAGEPYFEAEVKGSMDILSEWVRQCDQAMTF
- a CDS encoding LysE family translocator: MDFLLFFATLAPISLMPGINMTYAMSIGMGFGYKHSLIMMTGQLLSLAFVAFCCMLGVGVMLHHFEYAFKALNIIAGLYMLYLGAMLLFGKGELSVTNVSNLPSKKQMFINGLIVCVTNPKAWIFFSALLPTFLDKDDPFSLTRMCTITATLVFIEFCSLNIYALGGAMLKKFLQTHLRLLEICTAIIVCTIGVLLLFR
- a CDS encoding DUF4299 family protein, translated to MSVTFKVKNKKKLFGGYEKELSECEISEFIEGFCFFNSQNDEPSELSLNENVMIAGVRQKSARGFELNYEDGKYIVRVCTPSGVGDWQTALLLLSKISAKTGSKIECDNEEIYDSEQILKFDYEVDIMWGLEALKEAKEKNQMLYISGLERDVAFDAVMIDEIFASASPAAKFDEMMRRVQYLDAYSARENLYEDKDGSEIFGAYTLSENLPTILPYAPSPSWQAQEVLGERKVSRWILTLVVGVDDRDAHVLGECEYNAFMANLPKEKYRFIDAANILVEPLSEEEMREILKKANEA
- a CDS encoding tetratricopeptide repeat protein, producing the protein MKKIILILFCILFSWGKILDTTKLENECALNNIESCTDLIYIYLDKNERDKMSAIANKACELGNPHSCLFLGNTYLQKDTLAQEKEEGLRLYNKACELKNAFACYTIALIYETGDTGILQDKNRAKNYYKKACELDLEEACSTLKNF
- a CDS encoding type II asparaginase; protein product: MRLIFKAVLLMILGATLAVAKPTIYILATGGTIAGSGSGSLDASYTSGTVTVDKLIAAVPDINKIATIKGEQISNIGSQDMNNEVWLKLANRINELLNSGKADGIVVTHGTDTMEETAYFLNLVVKSDKPVVLVGAMRNSGSLSADGPLNLFNAVNVAISKDSVGKGVVVTMNDEIHAAREVTKTNTTGVDTFKSPNSGKIGTVFYGNVKYYMNPIRKHTAKSAFDLEGVKELPRVDIIYSHANDNPDFVKIAVKNGAKGIISAGLGNGNPYFSVLDALGEASKAGVVVVRDSRVGSGETTMNGEVDDAKYGFLTSDNLNAQKARVLLMLALTKTSDKAKIQEYFLTH
- a CDS encoding AzlC family ABC transporter permease, giving the protein MTFSYVSKLSIPLFMGYFPLGVAFGVLAKSMGVSAFIAVALSTLAYGGAAQFMMLSLFSVGTSYIEVFIVSYLVNSRHTFYGISLLKEYSGIKFRLLNISLLTDETFAVFKNLGLKDASERSFVFTWLNLLAWSYWAAGTLFGAILGDLIKADTKGLEFSLTSLFIVIVIEMFKNDKNYRVLFAAVFFGVLGVSLFPAKFVLVGSMTLCFIFLLLFKDKI